From Alkalispirochaeta americana, one genomic window encodes:
- a CDS encoding carbohydrate ABC transporter permease, with protein sequence MNRQSFKRRSDRIWITVFLLPVGLMIIAFFAYPIIFLILLGFMEWNGIQPMSFVGLDNFRAIFSNAVFRTSVQNNLVWALSAAFLQIPLALVLALILTRAPRGWRFFRTVYFLPNVISLVALAMMWSALYNPEFGLINHALEALGAGHLARNWLGEIDTALPALIFSYQIYVGYFMVIILAGTLSIPQEFYEAALMDGANLLQQEIYITLPAIRGIIVTAGTLAVAFALRQFETTFLMTAGGPANRTPVMGLFMYRRMAGLQYGRAAATGVLLIILGVVVLAGLQRIFGKSDAVADSNQ encoded by the coding sequence ATGAACAGGCAATCCTTCAAGCGAAGATCGGACAGAATATGGATCACCGTGTTTCTGCTTCCCGTGGGTCTCATGATTATCGCGTTTTTCGCGTATCCGATTATCTTTTTAATTCTTCTTGGTTTTATGGAGTGGAACGGGATTCAGCCCATGTCCTTTGTAGGACTCGACAACTTCCGGGCGATCTTTTCCAATGCCGTGTTTCGCACGTCCGTGCAGAATAACCTGGTCTGGGCGCTCTCGGCGGCTTTTTTGCAGATTCCTCTGGCCCTCGTGCTGGCCCTGATTCTCACCCGGGCCCCCCGGGGGTGGCGGTTCTTTCGCACCGTCTACTTTCTTCCGAACGTCATCTCTCTGGTGGCGCTGGCCATGATGTGGTCGGCTCTCTATAACCCCGAGTTTGGTCTGATCAATCATGCCCTGGAAGCGCTTGGCGCGGGGCATCTTGCCAGAAACTGGCTCGGCGAGATCGATACCGCCCTGCCGGCCCTGATCTTCTCGTACCAGATCTACGTGGGGTATTTCATGGTTATCATCCTGGCCGGAACGCTCTCGATTCCCCAGGAGTTTTACGAGGCAGCGCTCATGGATGGAGCAAACCTTCTGCAGCAGGAAATCTATATCACGCTCCCGGCAATTCGCGGAATTATCGTAACCGCCGGCACCCTGGCGGTGGCCTTTGCCCTGCGGCAGTTCGAGACCACCTTTCTTATGACGGCCGGAGGGCCAGCCAACAGGACTCCCGTGATGGGGCTCTTCATGTACCGCCGGATGGCCGGGCTCCAGTACGGCCGAGCGGCAGCCACGGGGGTTCTCTTGATCATTTTGGGGGTTGTTGTGCTGGCCGGGCTGCAGCGGATCTTCGGAAAATCCGATGCCGTCGCCGATAGCAATCAATAA
- a CDS encoding carbohydrate ABC transporter permease, with protein sequence MKKKPSEALNETPPAVIVTLAVLRWTLLLFYLVVALFPLVWLGISAFKTNFEIETSPFALPAVWQFGNFVSAVSISGLPRFFLNSIGVALLATACNLMVTSMGSFVIAREKFALRKPLFTIITAGVLVPIVSFMVPYYTLIMHLGLYDTLLALIITYAAINIPVSTFLISSFMTTIPRELEDSAEIDGCSFVQRYWKIIMPLSRSGLVTAGTFSFIYCWNEFIYALLLTSSRSARTVQLAIRFFTSQFRTDYAGMFAAIVLTMIPTVAVYIFFHDKIISGLTAGAVKG encoded by the coding sequence ATGAAAAAAAAACCCTCTGAAGCGCTGAACGAGACGCCCCCTGCAGTGATTGTGACGCTCGCTGTCTTGCGGTGGACCCTGTTGCTTTTCTATCTGGTGGTGGCGCTCTTCCCTCTGGTGTGGCTCGGCATCTCGGCTTTCAAGACCAATTTCGAGATAGAGACGTCTCCCTTTGCCCTGCCTGCGGTCTGGCAGTTCGGAAACTTTGTCAGCGCGGTCTCCATCTCGGGGCTTCCCCGGTTTTTTCTGAACTCCATCGGGGTGGCCCTTCTGGCTACGGCTTGTAACCTGATGGTCACCTCCATGGGGTCCTTCGTTATCGCCCGGGAGAAGTTCGCCCTGCGGAAGCCCCTCTTCACCATCATAACGGCGGGCGTGCTGGTGCCGATTGTCTCGTTTATGGTTCCCTACTACACCCTGATCATGCATTTGGGGCTCTACGACACGCTTCTGGCACTGATCATCACCTACGCCGCGATCAATATTCCCGTCTCTACCTTTCTCATCAGTAGTTTCATGACCACCATTCCCAGAGAACTGGAAGATTCTGCCGAGATCGACGGGTGCAGCTTTGTGCAGCGCTACTGGAAGATCATCATGCCCCTCTCCCGATCCGGCCTGGTCACGGCCGGAACATTCAGTTTCATCTATTGCTGGAACGAGTTTATCTACGCCCTGCTTCTGACCTCGTCCCGAAGTGCCCGGACGGTGCAACTGGCAATCCGATTCTTTACCAGCCAGTTTCGTACAGACTACGCCGGGATGTTCGCCGCTATTGTGCTTACCATGATTCCCACCGTTGCGGTGTACATCTTCTTTCACGACAAGATCATTTCCGGGCTGACCGCAGGAGCGGTGAAGGGGTGA